The following are encoded together in the Paenibacillus antri genome:
- a CDS encoding HupE/UreJ family protein: MRHRFAGTIGWAAAVVAALGSTFISGTASAHAGSTGYSEIVVEDRGLAYGLFVSEQDLAETLPDLDLDRDERISPEELRTGIDAIEAFVNDGIAVTGDGELGTGEVEGAAFDEKAKSPMVRIDIRYGYEAPVSRFMIQYGLLFDTHPDYRNFASIRIGEHTVDQVLNASNTILQIAGANGAAAEGARGADVSWTSTLGTFVWMGMEHIWGGLDHMLFVLALLLNVRGWKSLAATITAFTLGHSATLALSALELASLSPLVVEPVIALSILYVAAENVLRREEADRSRLQVTALFGLVHGFGFAEILHGTLSGNVALPLFSFNLGVEIGQLVVVAAALPLLWSVRRYAGRIPWARYASGAVGAFGLYWFCERVLENMK; this comes from the coding sequence GTGAGACATCGCTTCGCGGGAACGATCGGTTGGGCCGCGGCGGTCGTCGCGGCGCTCGGATCGACGTTCATAAGCGGGACGGCCTCGGCTCACGCCGGGTCGACGGGATATTCGGAGATCGTCGTCGAGGACCGGGGATTAGCCTACGGCTTATTCGTATCGGAGCAAGACCTGGCGGAGACGCTGCCGGACCTCGATCTCGACCGAGACGAACGGATTTCGCCGGAGGAGCTTCGGACGGGCATCGACGCGATCGAAGCGTTCGTGAATGACGGGATCGCCGTCACGGGCGACGGGGAGCTCGGGACGGGGGAAGTCGAAGGGGCGGCGTTCGACGAGAAGGCGAAATCGCCGATGGTTCGGATCGATATCCGTTACGGCTACGAGGCGCCCGTAAGCCGATTCATGATCCAATACGGCCTGCTCTTCGACACGCATCCGGATTATCGCAATTTCGCTTCGATTCGCATCGGGGAGCACACGGTCGATCAGGTGCTGAACGCCTCGAATACGATCTTGCAAATCGCGGGGGCGAACGGGGCGGCGGCCGAAGGAGCGCGCGGCGCGGACGTGTCGTGGACAAGCACGCTAGGCACGTTCGTATGGATGGGCATGGAGCATATTTGGGGCGGACTCGACCATATGCTTTTCGTCTTGGCGTTGCTTCTGAACGTTCGAGGGTGGAAGAGCTTAGCCGCGACGATCACGGCGTTTACGCTAGGGCACAGCGCGACGCTCGCGTTGTCCGCCTTGGAGCTGGCGTCGCTGTCGCCGCTCGTCGTGGAACCGGTCATCGCCTTAAGCATCTTGTACGTCGCAGCGGAGAACGTCCTCCGGCGCGAAGAGGCGGATCGCAGCCGCCTGCAGGTTACCGCCTTGTTCGGATTGGTGCACGGCTTCGGGTTCGCGGAAATCCTGCACGGCACGTTATCGGGCAACGTCGCGCTGCCGCTCTTCTCCTTCAATCTCGGCGTGGAGATCGGCCAGCTGGTCGTCGTCGCCGCGGCGCTGCCGCTGCTCTGGTCGGTACGGCGTTACGCCGGGCGCATCCCGTGGGCGAGGTACGCGTCGGGAGCGGTGGGCGCGTTCGGTCTGTACTGGTTTTGCGAAAGAGTCCTAGAAAACATGAAGTAG
- a CDS encoding metallophosphoesterase, with product MKGRIAGAIAIFLLIYSLLQWGIGWHGAAWLRQLLPGAGAGGAAFWLPFALLAYAYLIGRALSVRFDAAPLRALMRVGAYWMAAMVYLILMLPVADVAVWLLGLAGVKSPALFVGWCVVVALVGLIGYGSWNAWRPVAREFRLRVRKPAAGRTTLRIAVASDLHLGALVGRRHLERLVRDVNTFEPDLVLLPGDVIDDDLAPFVKDKLADVFRGFRARLGVYAVTGNHDPFGGRAGDAFAEAMASSGIRMLMDETIDVGGELTLVGRLDRSAGRYGLRRADLEPLLAGADLRRPVVLMDHQPLGFAEAEAAGVDLMLSGHTHRGQLAPGHLITRRLFDLDWGYVSRGAFHAIVSSGYGFWGPPIRIGSRSEWIRITLELEPRKTE from the coding sequence ATGAAAGGAAGAATCGCGGGGGCCATCGCCATCTTTCTATTGATCTACTCCTTGCTGCAATGGGGAATCGGCTGGCACGGCGCCGCATGGCTGCGGCAGCTGCTCCCCGGCGCCGGCGCCGGCGGCGCGGCGTTCTGGCTCCCGTTCGCGCTGCTCGCTTACGCCTACCTGATCGGGCGTGCGCTGTCCGTCCGATTCGACGCGGCGCCGCTACGCGCCTTGATGCGCGTCGGCGCCTACTGGATGGCGGCGATGGTGTACTTGATCCTGATGCTGCCCGTCGCGGACGTCGCCGTCTGGCTGCTCGGCCTCGCGGGAGTGAAGTCGCCCGCGCTCTTCGTCGGCTGGTGCGTCGTCGTCGCGCTCGTCGGCTTGATCGGCTACGGCTCGTGGAACGCCTGGCGGCCGGTCGCGCGCGAGTTCCGGCTTCGCGTCCGCAAGCCGGCCGCGGGTCGGACGACGCTGCGCATCGCCGTCGCGTCCGATCTGCACCTCGGCGCCTTGGTCGGGCGGCGGCATCTGGAACGGCTCGTCCGCGACGTCAATACGTTCGAGCCCGACCTCGTGCTGCTGCCCGGCGATGTGATCGACGACGACCTCGCCCCGTTCGTCAAGGACAAGCTGGCGGACGTCTTCCGCGGTTTCCGGGCGAGGCTCGGCGTCTACGCGGTGACGGGCAACCATGACCCGTTCGGGGGGCGCGCGGGCGACGCGTTCGCCGAGGCGATGGCGTCGTCCGGCATCCGCATGCTGATGGACGAGACGATCGACGTCGGCGGCGAGCTGACGCTCGTCGGGCGGCTCGATCGGTCCGCCGGCCGGTACGGCCTTCGCCGGGCGGACCTCGAGCCGCTGCTGGCGGGGGCGGACCTCCGCCGGCCGGTCGTGCTGATGGACCATCAGCCGCTCGGCTTCGCCGAGGCGGAGGCGGCCGGCGTCGACCTGATGCTGTCCGGCCATACGCATCGCGGGCAGCTGGCGCCGGGCCATCTGATCACGCGAAGATTGTTCGATCTGGATTGGGGGTACGTCTCGCGGGGCGCGTTCCATGCGATCGTCTCCTCCGGCTACGGCTTCTGGGGCCCCCCGATCCGGATCGGGAGCCGCAGCGAATGGATCCGAATTACGCTGGAGCTGGAGCCGCGGAAAACCGAATAA